One part of the Microlunatus elymi genome encodes these proteins:
- the lexA gene encoding transcriptional repressor LexA: MADSKKSSPSSGRRAAAKKTTARARSTPPAPVQTLRRGRPKNSDVEAQIEAARARSAELAQHATVTPLPDGPADASGLTPRQRRVLEVIKEAVDTRGYPPSIRELGEEVGLASSSSVAHQLKVLEQKGFLRRDPNRPRAMEVILPQDFGADSAAVRSLPGTASTTDETAINDAFPAPVHVPVLGRIAAGGPILAEERFEDVFALPKQVVGEGELFLLEVRGDSMIEAAICDGDWVVVRKEQTAENGDIVAALLDDEATVKTFKRTRGHVWLMPHNPAYDPIDGDHASILGKVVAVLRRL; the protein is encoded by the coding sequence ATGGCCGATTCGAAGAAGAGTTCTCCCAGCTCGGGCCGCAGGGCGGCAGCGAAGAAGACCACCGCGCGGGCGAGATCCACTCCGCCCGCACCGGTGCAGACGCTCCGCCGTGGTCGGCCGAAGAATTCCGACGTCGAGGCGCAGATCGAGGCCGCCCGGGCCCGGTCGGCCGAGTTGGCGCAGCATGCCACCGTGACACCACTGCCGGACGGACCGGCCGACGCCAGCGGGCTCACCCCGCGACAGCGTCGGGTGCTCGAGGTGATCAAGGAAGCGGTGGACACCCGCGGCTATCCGCCGAGCATTCGCGAGCTCGGCGAGGAGGTCGGCCTGGCCAGTTCGTCCAGCGTGGCCCACCAGCTGAAGGTGCTGGAGCAGAAGGGATTCCTGCGTCGCGACCCGAATCGGCCGCGGGCGATGGAGGTGATCCTGCCGCAGGACTTCGGTGCGGACTCGGCCGCGGTTCGGTCGCTGCCGGGCACGGCGAGCACGACCGACGAGACGGCCATCAACGATGCCTTCCCAGCGCCGGTTCATGTCCCGGTGCTGGGCAGGATCGCCGCCGGTGGTCCGATCCTGGCCGAGGAGCGCTTCGAGGACGTGTTCGCGCTACCCAAGCAGGTGGTCGGCGAGGGTGAACTCTTCCTGCTCGAGGTTCGTGGCGACTCCATGATCGAGGCCGCGATCTGCGACGGCGACTGGGTGGTGGTCCGCAAGGAGCAGACTGCGGAGAACGGCGACATCGTCGCAGCGCTGCTCGACGACGAGGCGACCGTGAAGACGTTCAAGCGGACCCGCGGCCACGTCTGGCTGATGCCACACAACCCCGCCTACGATCCGATCGACGGCGATCACGCCTCGATCCTCGGCAAGGTGGTCGCCGTCCTGCGCCGGCTCTGA
- a CDS encoding DUF2752 domain-containing protein: MSAAGPKHSKAASDPTTYGAGSVPHPTARRARGPVGVGAFLAGGLALSLVYRTTGLGIPCPFRAVTGWQCPLCGATRMGAELLRGDLPAAFGYNPGVFIALVVLALSAVAWTVAAVGGPTLRLPRRLADPIHRVPGWSWICVAAAAAVLYAVLRNLL, encoded by the coding sequence GTGTCAGCTGCCGGTCCCAAGCATTCGAAGGCGGCCTCCGACCCAACGACGTACGGTGCCGGCTCGGTCCCGCATCCGACGGCCCGCCGGGCTCGGGGCCCGGTCGGTGTCGGCGCCTTCCTGGCCGGCGGGCTGGCCCTCAGCCTCGTCTACCGGACCACGGGGCTCGGCATTCCGTGCCCGTTCCGCGCTGTCACCGGCTGGCAATGCCCGTTGTGTGGCGCCACCAGGATGGGCGCCGAGTTGTTGCGTGGCGACCTTCCTGCCGCATTCGGCTACAACCCCGGCGTGTTCATCGCACTCGTCGTGCTGGCACTGTCCGCAGTGGCGTGGACGGTGGCTGCTGTGGGCGGACCGACGTTGCGGCTACCGCGCCGGCTCGCGGATCCGATCCACCGCGTTCCGGGCTGGTCCTGGATCTGCGTCGCCGCGGCTGCCGCGGTGCTCTACGCGGTTCTTCGCAATCTCCTCTGA